A region from the Alosa alosa isolate M-15738 ecotype Scorff River chromosome 7, AALO_Geno_1.1, whole genome shotgun sequence genome encodes:
- the LOC125297872 gene encoding forkhead box protein D1-like: MNNLKAAASREHLPASDLPHPACWRRWHQVGAWIMILDRKSMDESDIDVVGDGNKDAKTQNASPLDIARSVTEPKDASSSPSHEEEDKEENNSSEKCSPTTARSITTVKPPYSYIALITMAILQSPKKRLTLSEICDFISQRFSYYREKFPAWQNSIRHNLSLNDCFVKMPREPGNPGKGNYWTLDPMSSDMFENGSFLRRRKRFKRQHFRFGTVKETPLELTGLPSFAYGAYGMGTARFQLPCLELYNVGMEHHAGSSCSPNIPPVSSILPALSTLFSRTSGTRPKAFLPSQPLAFELLDTTRGTPVSTALVPGSPFLPPVALHPVGTQHLLNLQEYHKFHSLHSPGLANKLLQHLGDAST, encoded by the coding sequence ATGAACAACTTGAAGGCGGCCGCTTCGCGAGAGCATTTGCCTGCGTCAGATCTCCCTCATCCCGCCTGTTGGCGCAGGTGGCATCAGGTCGGCGCGTGGATTATGATATTGGACAGAAAATCAATGGATGAGTCCGATATTGACGTGGTCGGAGACGGTAACAAAGACGCCAAAACTCAGAACGCCTCTCCGCTGGACATTGCACGGAGCGTAACGGAACCAAAAGATGCGTCATCATCTCCAAGCCATGAAGAAGAGGATAAGGAAGAAAACAACTCGTCTGAAAAATGCAGTCCAACTACGGCCAGGAGTATCACAACGGTGAAACCCCCTTACTCATACATTGCCTTGATAACTATGGCAATCCTCCAGAGTCCCAAAAAGCGTTTGACATTGAGCGAGATTTGTGACTTCATCAGCCAACGATTTTCTTATTACCGTGAGAAATTCCCAGCCTGGCAGAATTCAATCCGACACAACCTGTCCCTCAATGATTGTTTTGTCAAAATGCCACGCGAGCCGGGAAATCCCGGTAAGGGGAATTATTGGACTCTGGACCCCATGTCGTCGGACATGTTCGAGAACGGGAGCTTTTTGCGTCGAAGGAAGCGCTTTAAACGGCAACACTTCCGTTTCGGTACGGTAAAGGAGACGCCACTGGAGCTAACCGGCTTGCCGAGCTTTGCCTACGGTGCGTATGGAATGGGCACCGCGCGCTTTCAACTCCCCTGTTTGGAGTTATACAATGTTGGCATGGAGCATCACGCGGGGTCGTCCTGTTCTCCCAACATTCCACCTGTTAGCAGCATCTTGCCGGCGTTGTCCACTCTTTTCTCCAGAACTTCAGGTACACGACCGAAAGCGTTTCTTCCTTCGCAGCCACTTGCTTTTGAGTTGCTGGATACGACTCGCGGAACTCCGGTGTCCACAGCCTTAGTCCCTGGTTCGCCGTTTTTACCACCGGTCGCTCTCCATCCAGTTGGCACTCAGCATCTTCTAAACCTGCAAGAGTACCACAAGTTTCATTCCCTCCACAGTCCAGGCCTCGCCAATAAACTTTTACAGCACCTTGGTGACGCCAGCACTTAG
- the zglp1 gene encoding GATA-type zinc finger protein 1 isoform X2, translated as MSTRAMNSQASMNGTYGAMDDIEAWDHQVSQSSILYLLQEASKLALPAKALDYPESGSAKVPCENSEQKQPISSCLCPSQFPDGKSGEGASQPSFSGSFSLLHACEGSSPWEVMSLINQQCERLLHSGQADGQEEDSTAVSTNNDPSDNLLCPSSNSIHAEESECRENSVCSTSALSLAVSEIRDHCSVVSHSGETDIVKEEALVVRSTETIPQHCAVQSAQDIDNRAADAPVNLSDHNYSFSVSTTCRLLSLHQEQCAELPCSEAEVVASPCTKSPPQSDQRPTSDCQVDRKLSHSPSRKGAEPNPGPSSVKEPGLTLAEDKAFKPSPGFSLDCNNNVKPHSPVQTKPPRVCEPTGSGISSATLELSLPTGLPTPDHKSLRDQEEGETTKAQTQPRAAAAHPSDNQRSRTPRKQAHPCRSVDPRDPNLQGVIFSMNSKLDDSSNQCRLLITSNYRKELRKRACGGRRCRALRLPREASSSEEECESYSLSKSKTCASCCTRKTPLWRDAEDGTPLCNACGIRYKKYRVRCTNCWHIPRKDGKSRSQCFKCGDVLRLTSTHKRAGW; from the exons ATGAGCACAAGGGCCATGAATTCACAAGCCTCCATGAATGGCACCTATGGTGCCATGGACGACATTGAAGCATGGGACCACCAAGTGTCTCAATCTTCTATCCTATACCTCCTCCAGGAAGCCTCAAAGTTGGCACTACCTGCCAAAGCGCTGGACTATCCAGAGTCAGGTTCAGCAAAGGTGCCATGTGAAAACTCTGAACAAAAGCAGCCCATTTCAAGTTGCCTTTGCCCCTCTCAGTTCCCCGATGGTAAGAGTGGAGAAGGTGCCTCACAGCCGAGCTTCTCGGGCTCCTTCTCCCTCCTGCATGCCTGTGAGGGCAGCAGTCCTTGGGAGGTTATGAGTCTGATCAACCAACAGTGTGAGCGGCTACTTCACTCAGGGCAGGCCGATGGACAAGAGGAGGATTCCACCGCTGTATCAACTAATAATGACCCTTCTGACAACCTCTTGTGTCCGAGCAGCAACAGCATCCATGCAGAGGAATCGGAGTGCAGAGAGAATTCTGTCTGCTCCACTTCTGCCCTCTCACTCGCTGTCAGTGAAATAAGGGACCACTGCAGTGTTGTATCTCATAGTGGGGAAACGGACATTGTTAAGGAAGAGGCCCTTGTTGTCCGGAGCACAGAGACCATTCCACAGCACTGTGCAGTGCAGTCAGCTCAGGACATAGATAATCGAGCAGCAGACGCACCAGTGAACTTATCTGATCACAATTACAGCTTCTCTGTTAGCACAACATGCAGGCTTCTGAGCCTCCACCAGGAACAGTGTGCGGAATTGCCATGCTCAGAGGCAGAGGTGGTCGCCTCACCTTGCACAAAGAGTCCCCCACAATCAGATCAGAGGCCCACATCAGACTGCCAAGTGGACCGCAAACTTTCCCACAGTCCATCCAGAAAGGGCGCTGAACCCAATCCAGGCCCCAGCTCTGTGAAGGAGCCTGGCCTGACTCTGGCGGAGGACAAGGCTTTCAAACCGAGCCCTGGCTTCTCCTTAGACTGCAATAACAACGTCAAACCGCACAGCCCCGTGCAGACGAAGCCTCCCAGAGTGTGTGAGCCCACGGGGTCGGGGATTTCCAGCGCTACACTGGAGCTCAGCTTACCCACCGGCCTGCCCACGCCGGACCATAAAAGTCTGCGTGACCAGGAAGAGGGGGAGACGACCAAGGCCCAGACCCAACCCCGGGCCGCGGCGGCCCACCCGTCAGACAACCAGCGGAGCAGGACACCCAGGAAGCAGGCACACCCCTGCCGCAGTGTGGACCCACGTGACCCCAACCTTCAGGGAGTCATCTTTAGTATGAACTCTAAGCTGGATGACAGCAGCAACCAGTGTCGCCTACTCATAACCTCAAACTATAG AAAGGAGTTGCGCAAGAGGGCCTGCGGAGGCCGGAGGTGCCGGGCCCTGCGTCTGCCCAGGGAGGCCAGCAGCTCGGAGGAGGAGTGCGAGTCCTACAGCCTCTCCA AGTCTAAGACATGTGCATCGTGCTGCACCAGGAAGACGCCCCTGTGGAGGGATGCGGAGGATGGTACGCCTCTTTGCAACGCATGTGGGATCAG GTATAAGAAGTATCGTGTGCGTTGTACAAATTGTTGGCACATCCCCAGGAAAGATGGCAAGTCCAGGTCCCAGTGCTTCAAGTGTGGAGACGTGCTACGGCTCACCTCCACCCACAAACGTGCCGGCTGGTAG
- the zglp1 gene encoding GATA-type zinc finger protein 1 isoform X1, which yields MSTRAMNSQASMNGTYGAMDDIEAWDHQVSQSSILYLLQEASKLALPAKALDYPESGSAKVPCENSEQKQPISSCLCPSQFPDGKSGEGASQPSFSGSFSLLHACEGSSPWEVMSLINQQCERLLHSGQADGQEEDSTAVSTNNDPSDNLLCPSSNSIHAEESECRENSVCSTSALSLAVSEIRDHCSVVSHSGETDIVKEEALVVRSTETIPQHCAVQSAQDIDNRAADAPVNLSDHNYSFSVSTTCRLLSLHQEQCAELPCSEAEVVASPCTKSPPQSDQRPTSDCQVDRKLSHSPSRKGAEPNPGPSSVKEPGLTLAEDKAFKPSPGFSLDCNNNVKPHSPVQTKPPRVCEPTGSGISSATLELSLPTGLPTPDHKSLRDQEEGETTKAQTQPRAAAAHPSDNQRSRTPRKQAHPCRSVDPRDPNLQGVIFSMNSKLDDSSNQCRLLITSNYRKELRKRACGGRRCRALRLPREASSSEEECESYSLSTESKTCASCCTRKTPLWRDAEDGTPLCNACGIRYKKYRVRCTNCWHIPRKDGKSRSQCFKCGDVLRLTSTHKRAGW from the exons ATGAGCACAAGGGCCATGAATTCACAAGCCTCCATGAATGGCACCTATGGTGCCATGGACGACATTGAAGCATGGGACCACCAAGTGTCTCAATCTTCTATCCTATACCTCCTCCAGGAAGCCTCAAAGTTGGCACTACCTGCCAAAGCGCTGGACTATCCAGAGTCAGGTTCAGCAAAGGTGCCATGTGAAAACTCTGAACAAAAGCAGCCCATTTCAAGTTGCCTTTGCCCCTCTCAGTTCCCCGATGGTAAGAGTGGAGAAGGTGCCTCACAGCCGAGCTTCTCGGGCTCCTTCTCCCTCCTGCATGCCTGTGAGGGCAGCAGTCCTTGGGAGGTTATGAGTCTGATCAACCAACAGTGTGAGCGGCTACTTCACTCAGGGCAGGCCGATGGACAAGAGGAGGATTCCACCGCTGTATCAACTAATAATGACCCTTCTGACAACCTCTTGTGTCCGAGCAGCAACAGCATCCATGCAGAGGAATCGGAGTGCAGAGAGAATTCTGTCTGCTCCACTTCTGCCCTCTCACTCGCTGTCAGTGAAATAAGGGACCACTGCAGTGTTGTATCTCATAGTGGGGAAACGGACATTGTTAAGGAAGAGGCCCTTGTTGTCCGGAGCACAGAGACCATTCCACAGCACTGTGCAGTGCAGTCAGCTCAGGACATAGATAATCGAGCAGCAGACGCACCAGTGAACTTATCTGATCACAATTACAGCTTCTCTGTTAGCACAACATGCAGGCTTCTGAGCCTCCACCAGGAACAGTGTGCGGAATTGCCATGCTCAGAGGCAGAGGTGGTCGCCTCACCTTGCACAAAGAGTCCCCCACAATCAGATCAGAGGCCCACATCAGACTGCCAAGTGGACCGCAAACTTTCCCACAGTCCATCCAGAAAGGGCGCTGAACCCAATCCAGGCCCCAGCTCTGTGAAGGAGCCTGGCCTGACTCTGGCGGAGGACAAGGCTTTCAAACCGAGCCCTGGCTTCTCCTTAGACTGCAATAACAACGTCAAACCGCACAGCCCCGTGCAGACGAAGCCTCCCAGAGTGTGTGAGCCCACGGGGTCGGGGATTTCCAGCGCTACACTGGAGCTCAGCTTACCCACCGGCCTGCCCACGCCGGACCATAAAAGTCTGCGTGACCAGGAAGAGGGGGAGACGACCAAGGCCCAGACCCAACCCCGGGCCGCGGCGGCCCACCCGTCAGACAACCAGCGGAGCAGGACACCCAGGAAGCAGGCACACCCCTGCCGCAGTGTGGACCCACGTGACCCCAACCTTCAGGGAGTCATCTTTAGTATGAACTCTAAGCTGGATGACAGCAGCAACCAGTGTCGCCTACTCATAACCTCAAACTATAG AAAGGAGTTGCGCAAGAGGGCCTGCGGAGGCCGGAGGTGCCGGGCCCTGCGTCTGCCCAGGGAGGCCAGCAGCTCGGAGGAGGAGTGCGAGTCCTACAGCCTCTCCA CAGAGTCTAAGACATGTGCATCGTGCTGCACCAGGAAGACGCCCCTGTGGAGGGATGCGGAGGATGGTACGCCTCTTTGCAACGCATGTGGGATCAG GTATAAGAAGTATCGTGTGCGTTGTACAAATTGTTGGCACATCCCCAGGAAAGATGGCAAGTCCAGGTCCCAGTGCTTCAAGTGTGGAGACGTGCTACGGCTCACCTCCACCCACAAACGTGCCGGCTGGTAG
- the fdx2 gene encoding ferredoxin-2, mitochondrial: MAAAAAARVSMGHLTLRISRVVPDCSVCPFNSLCRNAITGRTKGGSLDRFCTPNRNLQTSITRYHIEDHTNAEDPDDVVNVVYVDRSGQRIPVKAKVGDNALYLAHKHGIELEGACEASLACSTCHVYVNGDYCDKLPDPDEREDDMLDMAPMLQENSRLGCQIILTKELDGMELTLPKVTRNFYVDGHVPKPH, encoded by the exons ATGGCGGCTGCCGCTGCTGCCCGTGTGAGCATGGGGCATCTGACTTTGAGAATTTCAAGAGTTGTACCCGACTGTAGCGTTTGTCCTTTTAACAGTCTATGCAGGAATGCCATTACAGGCAGGACAAAAGGAGGAAGCTTAGATCGTTTTTGTACGCCAAATAGGAATCTACAAACATCTATCA CTCGTTACCACATCGAAGATCATACTAATGCGGAAGATCCAGATGATGT AGTCAACGTTGTTTACGTAGACCGATCTGGACAGAGGATACCGGTCAAGGCCAAAGTCGGTGACAACGCTCTCTACCTTGCTCACAAGCACGGCATTGAATTGGAAG GAGCCTGTGAAGCGTCTTTAGCTTGCTCAACATGTCATGTGTATGTAAATGGAGACTATTGCGATAAGCTGCCTGACCCAGAtgagag GGAGGACGACATGCTGGACATGGCCCCCATGCTGCAGGAGAACTCTCGCCTGGGCTGCCAGATTATCCTGACCAAGGAGCTGGACGGCATGGAGCTCACGCTGCCCAAGGTCACCCGCAACTTCTATGTGGACGGCCACGTTCCTAAGCCTCATTGA